TGCGGCCCCGTGTCGCCGGCCGCCACACAACAGGAGATCAGAACGACGTGAAGGTTCAGCCGAGCGTCAAGCCGATCTGCGAGAAGTGCAAGGTGATCCGTCGTAACGGTCGGGTCATGGTGAT
This genomic interval from Rhodococcus triatomae contains the following:
- the rpmJ gene encoding 50S ribosomal protein L36 — protein: MKVQPSVKPICEKCKVIRRNGRVMVICENLRHKQRQG